Proteins found in one Hippopotamus amphibius kiboko isolate mHipAmp2 chromosome 12, mHipAmp2.hap2, whole genome shotgun sequence genomic segment:
- the ANKEF1 gene encoding ankyrin repeat and EF-hand domain-containing protein 1 isoform X1: MALADKRLENLQIYKVLQCVRNKDKKQIEKLTRLGYPELINFTDPVNGNSPLHLASVSNDIDMVSFLLSLGAHPDVQDGMGCTPTMRAAELGHELSMEILAKAKADMTIVDNEGKGILFYCILPTKRHHRCALIALEHGADVNNCTYEGKPIFLRACEEAHDVKDVCLTFLEKGANPNAVNSSTGRTALMEASREGVIELVRGILERGGDVNAFDNDRHHAVHFAAKGGFFDILKLLFAYNGDMGLIAMNGNTPLHYAAMGGFADCCKYIAQRGCDLKWKNLEHKTPRALAKEGSFKAASKEIRRAERIANKLAPPGAKNPNPRLYLRLHDWSIEHETFLREAFSFVDRGDGTVTKEDFVLALEERQDFVNSEHLATIAQLHEKVRGGGVNINDFFKGTKYLSKSYVLGSYGPKKKKRGMAKKAKKGKFVLPLPVCIIPDYVFPRRSDGGPPCYMIQTYKNVTDCNRFNRDDPPEHPIQDDSAWYIDEPGKVFTNINFITKAGDLASLKKAFESGIPVDVKDTYYKTPLMTACASGNMDAVKFLLEKGANVNATDNFLWTPLHFACHAGQQDIVELLVKSGAMVDALSINNSTPLSRAIESCRLDTVKYLLDIGAKFQLENRKGHRAMDVAKAYADYRIIGLIKEKLDNLPKPAENQKPKGKPPPKVKAEGPEIKKEEEPLSSMYTIPAIVEDKKMRKDNVVYLNSLITSGYTKKVDITFIPRRIWSPEATTAELIRKRELRRERFSYEVDFDDFMMPFQKHITDKAQALEAAFKT, encoded by the exons ATGGCTTTAGCAGATAAGAGACTTGAGAACCTGCAGATCTACAAAGTTCTTCAGTGTGTTCGGAACAAAGACAAGAAGCAGATAGAGAAGTTGACCAGGCTCGGATACCCTGAACTCATCAATTTCACAGACCCAGTCAATGGAAACAGTCCTCTGCACCTAGCCTCCGTTTCCAATGACATCGATATGGTCAGCTTTCTCCTGAGCCTTGGTGCTCACCCTGATGTGCAAGATGGAATGGGCTGTACTCCGACAATGAGGGCTGCAGAACTGGGCCACGAATTGTCCATGGAAATATTAGCCAAGGCAAAGGCCGATATGACTATTGTCGATAACgaaggaaaag GTATTTTGTTTTACTGCATTTTACCTACTAAGCGGCACCATCGCTGTGCACTGATTGCCTTGGAACACGGTGCAGATGTCAACAATTGTACCTATGAAGGGAAGCCAATATTCCTTAGAGCTTGCGAAGAAGCACATGATGTTAAAGACGTGTGCCTGACGTTCTTGGAAAAAGGAGCCAATCCAAATGCTGTCAACTCA TCCACAGGTCGCACAGCTTTAATGGAAGCATCAAGAGAAGGAGTGATAGAACTAGTTCGAGGGATATTGGAAAGAGGAGGTGACGTGAATGCATTTGACAATGACAGACATCACGCCGTGCACTTTGCTGCCAAAGGAGGCTTTTTTGAT atattgaagCTTCTCTTTGCCTACAATGGAGACATGGGGCTGATCGCAATGAATGGTAACACACCACTTCATTATGCTGCCATGGGTGGTTTTGCAGATTGCTGTAAATATATAGCTCAGCGAG GATGTGACCTGAAATGGAAGAATTTGGAGCATAAAACGCCCAGGGCCTTGGCTAAGGAAGGCAGCTTCAAAGCAGCCAGCAAAGAAATACGGCGGGCGGAGCGCATCGCTAATAAACTGGCCCCGCCAGGAGCCAAAAATCCGAATCCACGCTTGTACCTGAGACTTCACGATTGGTCAATCGAACATGAGACCTTCCTTCGGGAAGCATTTTCATTTGTGGACAGGGGTGATGGGACCGTCACCAAGGAAGACTTTGTGCTGGCACTGGAGGAGAGGCAAGATTTTGTGAACTCAGAACATCTAGCTACCATAGCTCAACTTCACGAAAAAGTCCGGGGCGGAGGAGTCAACATTAACGATTTCTTTAAAGGAACCAAATACTTAAGCAAGTCGTACGTCTTGGGATCCTATGGgcctaagaaaaagaaaagagggatggccaaaaaagccaaaaaaggcAAGTTTGTTTTACCCCTCCCGGTCTGCATTATCCCTGACTACGTGTTTCCACGCCGGAGTGACGGTGGGCCACCCTGTTACATGATCCAAACCTACAAGAATGTAACGGATTGCAATCGCTTTAACCGAGATGATCCCCCAGAACATCCCATTCAGGATGACTCTGCTTGGTACATTGATGAGCCAGGGAAGGTCTTTACAAACATTAATTTTATCACCAAGGCGGGAGACCTGGCTTCTCTGAAAAAGGCGTTTGAATCAGGAATACCTGTGGATGTGAAGGATACTTACTACAAGACACCCCTCATGACCGCCTGTGCCAGCGGAAACATGGACGCGGTCAAGTTTCTTCTTGAAAAAGG GGCTAACGTCAATGCAACGGATAATTTTCTGTGGACTCCGCTTCATTTTGCATGCCATGCTGGCCAGCAAGATATTGTTGAGCTTCTTGTTAAATCTGGAGCCATGGTAGATGCCCTTTCAATCAACAACTCAACTCCCTTAAGTAGAGCCATTGAGAGCTGTAGACTGGATACTGTAAAATATCTACTTGATATCGGTGCTAAATTCCAGCTGGAGAATAGAAAAG GGCACAGAGCCATGGATGTTGCAAAGGCTTATGCTGACTATAGAATCATTGGTTTGATTAAAGAAAAGCTGGATAACTTGCCAAAACCAGCAGAAAATCAAAAACCGAAAGGCAAGCCACCACCTAAAGTGAAGGCTGAAGGCCCTGAGATTAAGAAAGAAGAG GAACCACTGTCATCAATGTATACTATACCAGCCATAGTGGAGGATAAGAAAATGCGTAAGGATAATGTGGTGTATCTCAATTCATTGATTACCAGTGGTTATACCAAGAAAGTGGATATCACATTTATTCCACGGAGG ATCTGGAGTCCTGAAGCCACGACAGCAGAGCTGATCAGGAAGAGGGAACTACGACGGGAGCGATTCTCATACGAGGTAGATTTTGATGACTTCATGATGCCCTTTCAGAAGCACATCACAGACAAAGCACAAGCATTGGAAGCTGCCTTCAAGACCTAA
- the ANKEF1 gene encoding ankyrin repeat and EF-hand domain-containing protein 1 isoform X2, with protein MEASREGVIELVRGILERGGDVNAFDNDRHHAVHFAAKGGFFDILKLLFAYNGDMGLIAMNGNTPLHYAAMGGFADCCKYIAQRGCDLKWKNLEHKTPRALAKEGSFKAASKEIRRAERIANKLAPPGAKNPNPRLYLRLHDWSIEHETFLREAFSFVDRGDGTVTKEDFVLALEERQDFVNSEHLATIAQLHEKVRGGGVNINDFFKGTKYLSKSYVLGSYGPKKKKRGMAKKAKKGKFVLPLPVCIIPDYVFPRRSDGGPPCYMIQTYKNVTDCNRFNRDDPPEHPIQDDSAWYIDEPGKVFTNINFITKAGDLASLKKAFESGIPVDVKDTYYKTPLMTACASGNMDAVKFLLEKGANVNATDNFLWTPLHFACHAGQQDIVELLVKSGAMVDALSINNSTPLSRAIESCRLDTVKYLLDIGAKFQLENRKGHRAMDVAKAYADYRIIGLIKEKLDNLPKPAENQKPKGKPPPKVKAEGPEIKKEEEPLSSMYTIPAIVEDKKMRKDNVVYLNSLITSGYTKKVDITFIPRRIWSPEATTAELIRKRELRRERFSYEVDFDDFMMPFQKHITDKAQALEAAFKT; from the exons ATGGAAGCATCAAGAGAAGGAGTGATAGAACTAGTTCGAGGGATATTGGAAAGAGGAGGTGACGTGAATGCATTTGACAATGACAGACATCACGCCGTGCACTTTGCTGCCAAAGGAGGCTTTTTTGAT atattgaagCTTCTCTTTGCCTACAATGGAGACATGGGGCTGATCGCAATGAATGGTAACACACCACTTCATTATGCTGCCATGGGTGGTTTTGCAGATTGCTGTAAATATATAGCTCAGCGAG GATGTGACCTGAAATGGAAGAATTTGGAGCATAAAACGCCCAGGGCCTTGGCTAAGGAAGGCAGCTTCAAAGCAGCCAGCAAAGAAATACGGCGGGCGGAGCGCATCGCTAATAAACTGGCCCCGCCAGGAGCCAAAAATCCGAATCCACGCTTGTACCTGAGACTTCACGATTGGTCAATCGAACATGAGACCTTCCTTCGGGAAGCATTTTCATTTGTGGACAGGGGTGATGGGACCGTCACCAAGGAAGACTTTGTGCTGGCACTGGAGGAGAGGCAAGATTTTGTGAACTCAGAACATCTAGCTACCATAGCTCAACTTCACGAAAAAGTCCGGGGCGGAGGAGTCAACATTAACGATTTCTTTAAAGGAACCAAATACTTAAGCAAGTCGTACGTCTTGGGATCCTATGGgcctaagaaaaagaaaagagggatggccaaaaaagccaaaaaaggcAAGTTTGTTTTACCCCTCCCGGTCTGCATTATCCCTGACTACGTGTTTCCACGCCGGAGTGACGGTGGGCCACCCTGTTACATGATCCAAACCTACAAGAATGTAACGGATTGCAATCGCTTTAACCGAGATGATCCCCCAGAACATCCCATTCAGGATGACTCTGCTTGGTACATTGATGAGCCAGGGAAGGTCTTTACAAACATTAATTTTATCACCAAGGCGGGAGACCTGGCTTCTCTGAAAAAGGCGTTTGAATCAGGAATACCTGTGGATGTGAAGGATACTTACTACAAGACACCCCTCATGACCGCCTGTGCCAGCGGAAACATGGACGCGGTCAAGTTTCTTCTTGAAAAAGG GGCTAACGTCAATGCAACGGATAATTTTCTGTGGACTCCGCTTCATTTTGCATGCCATGCTGGCCAGCAAGATATTGTTGAGCTTCTTGTTAAATCTGGAGCCATGGTAGATGCCCTTTCAATCAACAACTCAACTCCCTTAAGTAGAGCCATTGAGAGCTGTAGACTGGATACTGTAAAATATCTACTTGATATCGGTGCTAAATTCCAGCTGGAGAATAGAAAAG GGCACAGAGCCATGGATGTTGCAAAGGCTTATGCTGACTATAGAATCATTGGTTTGATTAAAGAAAAGCTGGATAACTTGCCAAAACCAGCAGAAAATCAAAAACCGAAAGGCAAGCCACCACCTAAAGTGAAGGCTGAAGGCCCTGAGATTAAGAAAGAAGAG GAACCACTGTCATCAATGTATACTATACCAGCCATAGTGGAGGATAAGAAAATGCGTAAGGATAATGTGGTGTATCTCAATTCATTGATTACCAGTGGTTATACCAAGAAAGTGGATATCACATTTATTCCACGGAGG ATCTGGAGTCCTGAAGCCACGACAGCAGAGCTGATCAGGAAGAGGGAACTACGACGGGAGCGATTCTCATACGAGGTAGATTTTGATGACTTCATGATGCCCTTTCAGAAGCACATCACAGACAAAGCACAAGCATTGGAAGCTGCCTTCAAGACCTAA